The Schistocerca piceifrons isolate TAMUIC-IGC-003096 chromosome 5, iqSchPice1.1, whole genome shotgun sequence DNA segment GAGGATTAGTAATGTCTTAGGATTACGCTCAATGGAAAGCCAAATTATTGTAATTACTACATTTAGTAGATGTTTAGTATTATTTTAGCATGAGAAAGCTTTTAAGAATAATTTCAAGTATCGAGGGGATGGTGACCGCATCATTTACCTCCTTTGATGGTGTCAGTGCACCTACGAGGAGTAGTCACGAATTTATTGTTATTTGAGTGCCATAATCATACAAGAACTGTTTTAAGGCATACCAATGAAGAATTATTGTGACATAGCTTGTATTACAATGCAAATAACAGTGAATATTTCTTTGTCGTATTTGCTTCAGTAACGCGAAGAACAACTCCACAATAGTCGAAGGTTAAATCAGCGAGTAGAAGGAACAGTGGAAGGGGAGAAAGGAGACGAAAAATAATGGTCTCTTGGTTGCCACTGCTGGCTGTTAACGCTGTAATGCcctcagattttttatttttttgttttattttatttatttatttatttatttgtagtctaAATACCTCGAACAGCTTTGTGATTCAAATATGGATAGTGCTTTTTGCGTCTGTAGCATTCAGTGAGTAATATCTGTCTTCTGGGAAGCGCGAAATGGACAGTACCTCAGGGAATTCAGTTTTCATTGACTTCAGGATTCCTAACCTGATAACTGGTTGGCTGCGCCTCTGGGCGTGCTTCAGTGACTCTTTTCCGGCGCAGCAGTGGATCGTTGTGATAAAAGAAAGGGAGATCTTGGCTTAACCGCTTGGGTCACGAATATGATAGAGACTTCTACAAGAAAAGCTCACTCTCAAGTTGTCCTGTGTAGATGGCTGTTGAGACGAAACTGTCGTTAGTAGGAAACCTCTGGAAGGCCTGGGAACCTTTAATTCCCTAGCTACTCGCGATTCGTCCAAGAAGTATAAATCAGAGTCACGTAGCGGCTACGGTGGTCCTTTGCACAGTATTAATACACATAGCCCTGAAATGTCTATCAATGCCATGGAAGAAACTGCGTTTAACAGACCACATCTTGTGGTTAACAACGTTCCCAGTGTTATTAAACATATGGAAGGTACATTTCTACATAACATACATGCAAGGGAAATAAAATCCTTTTAGGTGCTGCGTAATGGAAGACGCCCTATCGAGACAGTGAAACCTACCCGTCAAAGACACTGTTATTTGTTAAGTCACTTGGAGAATATGCTGTAAACAGCGGCCGCACAGTCATTTAATTACATTGAAAGTACAAACTCTGGGATATTTTTAATAATATATCCAGACAATTGCAATAGGAATGGGAAGGCGGAGATACCACCAAGGTAAATAATACAATGAAGCGAGAAGACAGAAGAATGCATTTTGACATCTAATGCACCAACGCTGTGCGTCAAAACCTTGCTCACACCGTCATGGTTTGCAAAGAACAGCCTGCGTGAGAAAGATGCGGTACGGCTACCCACTAGTCCGGTACTCAATGCACTGCTCCGCACCGTGCGTTAATCGCTCCCTAAATCATCCCGTTTGGAGCACAGAACGCCCGGTATTAAAAAAAATAATCCAGGACATTAATGTTACGTAACACGTATGCTAATCTGAGGCGAAGAGGACATTTAAGGCCACACAGCCACCTACTTTGGTGAAGTCATTTGCATCAGGAATGAGACAGCCTGTACTAAATGCTGGTGTTAGCTTCCAGACATTGACACCTAATCAAACCACAATTTGCACATGTAATTGTAGCTGAAAACCTGTATCATTGGTTAAACCAAAACATATGCTTACAACAGAAAGAATACCTGCAACAAAATTTAGGAACCATAATACGCCTCGCAGTAGGgataaaaagagaaagaaaaataattttctgtcaaaataaCCTTACTAATTTCTTGATCGTTTGGCACTTGAATCTTCGCACAGCCTTGCCCTTGGTTACGAAGCAGGATGGGTTATCTTTGCAGGTGGATTGAGGACAGTGGAAATGATGATTCAGCGGCGTTTTGCTAACAATATGTACTGATTCTTGGACTCTTGACACAATGTTCAAACACAGCAAATTGATAGTTCAGTGTCCCATTTACGTTACTGAATATTCATCTTTGCTATTCTCTTTCAGGCACTGCTCTCTCTGGCAGGTCAATCCATAATGGGGTGTGGTCATTTGAGCAAAAGTCATCGACCTCTTCATATTGAAAAGCGTGTAGGAGAACTGGAGACCATAATGAGAGATCGATAGCAGTAAACGACTCAGTTGAACGTGATCTAGTGGCCATTGTTGACTACTTTTCGATCActgggtcccgcgttcgattcccggccgcgttggggattttctctgcccggggaatgggggtttgtgttgtcctcatcattccatcatcactcATGAAAGTGGCTGCACTGGACTGTGTAcagtgtacgggcgctgatgaccgcacagttgagcgccccacaaaccaagcacCATCATCATCAACGACTCTGTTGGAGTGCTGAGTTGTATGCTCTGCCCCCTCTTCAATAGACATACACACTCTCAGTTGCTCTACCCCAGGAAAGGTGGTTGCTGAGGAACAGTTCGTTATATCcccaacttggggggggggggggagggagggcatgGTCTAGATCTTGATCTGGTGACGAGTACTGTTCAGAGAATGCTTGTAGACTGGTGACGAGGGAGAGATACGAGGAGTAGTACACTGCTTACAAAAACAGCTACTCCTCCTTTAGCTGCCTCCACTACGCTCGTCCTTTCTGTGGTGTCCATTAGCATGTAACGTAGGTGCATCAAAGAGTTTAAAATGGGTTTCTAAAGAAATATACATGTAGGTCTTTACTGTGGTAGAAGTGTGAATCATACGTTGAACCCAAAATGTTAAGAAGAAGAGACTGCAGTTGACTGTGGCTGCAGATGTGTTTGCGGTAACTTAAGGCAGTTGGTGAGGCGCTCAGGTAGACGTTCACATCCATATTATGGCTGTCGTCTGATCATGGCTGTCGTCTTTTGGCTGTGTACTAGGTCTACTTGAAATGTATATTTTATAGCCCAGCCAGAGAAACGGTATGTTGGAAAGGGTGGAATATTTCGTCAGATCTACCGCCGTCTTAGTCAGGCCTTCTGAGGCCACACAATGGGCCAGGGAGGGGCAGTTAAGGTTTCAGTTCCTCCAGTTATGAAGAATACAAGTGTCAAATTTcgatgtgggaactggattctacATTATCTGTGGTCACGAAAACGTTACGGCAGTCTGCTCCGCTGCAGTGGCGCCACTGAACGCTGCACTGACGCCACTGATTGGTGCAGCGTGCCGCAAACTGTGCAGATTGCACGCCAGTAAGCTGAAGAGCAGGTTACCTTATAAAGTGTTAGTTAACAATATATTTGGAGATTTTACAAGTATTATAAACAAAAACGCAATTTACGATAATTCAAAAATTCTTAATAATGTAATTCAGTatgataaatttgaaaacaagGGTCAACACGCAAACCAACATTACAGTTTTTACACTCGGATTCTCGTCGTCTGTCTTTTGCACTGCAAACAACACACTTTCTATTTCGGTTTCCTCGTACCGATTTGTAAACCGAAGGAAAATGTCTGTCTATTAATCTCAATGGATGATTACTGCCTGTTGAGTGTTGACGTTCTATATTTCGATGATACATTTCCAGTATTTCCCTAATTAACTGCAATTGAAATTTTGACATGGATACCGGTTCTTTGCCCTTGTGTTTATAAAGGTAATAGGtcgtcgtgcgactagggcctcccgtcgggtagaccgttcgccgggtgcaagtctttcgatttgacaccacttcggcaacttgcgcgtcgatagggatggaatgatgatgattaggacaacacaacacccagttcctgagcggagacaatctccgacccagccgagaatcgaacccaggcccttaggattgacttactgtcgcgctgaccactcagctaccgggggcggactataaaGGTAATAGGCATTCCACACACAAATATCCAACAAGTGAAAGAAATATCTGCGACACCATTTCAGAGATTTGTGTGTTGATTCCGCAGTGCTTATAATCATACCAGCTTCATCAACTGCCACCGTTGAATTATTATAATCCAATACACATACAGGTTTCTGGATAACATTTTTCCCACCGTGCTTGATTATTGTATAAATTCATCAGAGTTCATGGTAGAAAGCATATAGAGTTATTTTTTATCCATCCACTTtatgagtattaaatttttgtATCATCGAGAGGTTGCCTATCATCTTTTTAATTGTTCATCAGTTTTAGGTAatcctttccttctctttcttacgGTCTCGCACTCATTTGTGCAGTTACTGTGTAGCATTCTAGATAAAGCTGGACTGTAATACCAATTATCTACGTAAACGGTATGGTCCTTTCCTAAATAGAGCTTCATAAGTGCTTCAGCTATTGTTCCCGTCTTCCCAGTATCCTTATTTTTGGTATCCACCAGGGTAGATGATCCGGCATAAACAAATCTTGCACAAATCCTGTCTCACAGTCACAGAGAACAAAAGATTTTATTCCAAATCTCTTTCTGACGGGATGTATTGTTTGAAAGAAAGGCGCCCTTTGTATAACAGTAAACTTTCGTCTATACACAGCTTTTGGAATCGTTGAAATGAGTGACTAAATTTTTTTCGTAATAAATCAATGACGTTCCGTATTTTGTACAAACGATCATTGGTAGAACCAACATCATGCTTGAAATGTAGCATTCGTAATAATTTGAAATAGCGGTCTCTAGCCATTACTCATCCAAAAATATCGTTACGCAGAAGGTTGTCTTTACTCCAATGCTCTACTAAAGATAACTTCTTGTTGCGCGTCATTAAAAATGATTTAGCAAAAAAACAGTATAATTCGGCTACTCCAATTCCTTCTTAATTGTTTATGTTACTATTATCTTTCCCAGACCAATattgatttatttcatttgcaattaACTCTACGAGATCTTCAGAGACAAAAAGCTGAAAGTAATCTAAGATTTTCGGTGATCTAGTTATGTTTATTTTATCACTTGAACTTTCTAACCAAAACTTATGTATTTTAAGCACAAGTATTTCTGACTTCCATATTTCACGGTCAGTGTTAATGGATTCAATATTCTCCGCTTCTGACTCTGAAGTACTACATACAGCTATTCTTTTCTTAGTTTTTGTAGGTGATGTAACAATATGTTGATTTTCATTATCTGGATCATTTTCTGAACCAGTGGGTCCGTTAACGAATAGAATTCTTTTTGAACTCCTCTGTAGCATTCTGAAACGGAGGTCAAATATATTACAAAACTAAAAGTAGCTAAAAACACAATTTTCAAATGAATGTTACGAGCCTGaaaaaattaagaactgttttccAATGTTCTGTAGTGCTTGAAGAAAGATTTATGCTGACGCCGTCTATATACGTTGCTCGTATACACACATCAGCGCGTAAACGCCGGCAACTTCGGCGCTCGTACACACGGAGCAACGCATGGATGCCGGCTAAATATTGTGCTCGTAATGAAAGGGTTAAAGTATGTTAGAGCACTACACACGGTGAAACAAAGAATTTCTCCTTGGCCTTTTTCACTTCATTTGAGCATCAGGACACTTCCCCCACTCGTGGTAAGAAGCCATTTTAATTCTGCTTTAAAATCTAGGAATGACCATACATACTAGAGTAGTTATCATAATGTTGACCCGAATAACTGTGAAGGAAAGACATGGAGAGGATGATAGACCAGCTTTCTAGATCTTATAATCCAAACATCTTTCAATGTGGGTTCAGGAAGTATCAGCCCACCTTTGATAACCTGATCCTCCTGTAAATTGGCTATAAGACATCATTTTTAATACCTAATAGGTATTTTTTTACACCAAAACGGCCTATGTTACTGCATGGAGTACAGTATCTTCCCTGAAGTACCTCCCCTCCCCATGTTATTTTAAGTATCATATCCATGACGTATTCTttgaatgttttgaacaatttaatgatgaagagaagttaGCTTGGAAAAATATATAACAGGTACTGAACGTGATGtaagacgaaaacaagaaaaagcataaaaaataatgaaacatttaaataaagaagataAGAACAATCTGCAAATACACACAATATCTGAATCTAATTAGTTAGAATACTATAAAACACTCTGGACGGATGTGCGAAATACATAGGTGGTTCTGTCTGAATCAGGCAGGAATGTAGGCTTAATAACGTTGAAggaactataatccgttcatcataagaataaacctgatgtaaacattgcactacgtattcttccgtgtttgctggaacctcattggatttctgtttcaagtgggactgcagccaagctgtctcgagtgctGCCAAGTACagtaataagggtacgttttgtgcggcgcgttacgcgcacatcgacttagcgataatacgggacaacagctttaccggtgcatttaacttggacagcactgaccGGTCAACTGGTACAGCTGGCCAGctacatttcacacgtaaaaagagacgagaagAGGAGCAATACAGTTTCGAATGTCATGTAATTTTTAACCAGAAttgaataatacactgcaaatctcccacaatacgctctttaacaactagacgaaaaccgcagcACGTTATCGtatttagctaacgtactattttAATTAaacacaagaatgatgaaaattcctgacttaatcaCAAGGTAATTTTTCTGAATAAGCCGTGCGTCAGAAAATATAGAAGgattttactgtatagttaaatattgaagctactgaaggtattacttacaatcAGTGGTCTGCTAATCTCTTAGTTCCTTCCTTATCCGAACCCGTgaaatacgtttcagttctggaagtgtcacctgctacgttgataacgagcctatcaacaacagaatccacgaagccaaccaggtgcagaattttctcttcttcttttatgacgagccgttctgtatcctgacagcgttcggcagtgaagtgtgaaaaagctgcgtcgTTTAGTTCCGGTATGTCtgacagcttaacagtcttgttacttctcgggccaaaccCCGCAGCTTggatccagatcagttctgttgggttgatATTGTACtgatacagtagcaaatgtaaaaatgcagcatttgtatgatgtgctcgatgctgtgaaaaagattgtttttcatgtttcaatGATACTTATCTATCTccgtggtataaaacgatggacatagttcaAATAAGGAGGATTTGGTTTTTCGTTTttgctttaaaaattaaattgctagctgttttaatttaaacaacttttctgAACAGTTTTTCACAAAACATCGATAATTATGAATTTGTATTtggaatgaaaacaggaatttcgcttccaatatgtaattagaaacaaggagacgtgcattattcataaaaaaatgatgagttttataattacgagatgtaggtatttaaaACTGAACGAGAAATAATTAAGGATGCGGGGGAGGTTTGAACCAACGCATGAAAAAAACATAACTAACGCACATTCCATTATGCTACCGACTACGCAACACATTCAACGAAAGCTTGTGTATCAACTGCATTATATAACGCTGAGAAAACTTCGAATccaattatctccgtaaatttataaGAAACGAAAAGAATagctatttctcggcactttttaatcgtgttccatgcgcatgtttcactacggagcagaaagcagcctcagccatttttcaTACtgtgcattaacagcgcgacagggcacaacgctgcagaggctgtgactacacatgattttttaaataaaaactacgtagctaaagcgcgattaagaaaaacgttgatagctgttaatacatttgaaaatcttaaagtttcatttaacgcaaCTTAGTattaatatatctaatacataattaGAGCCTAcctccaagagcgtaacaacaccagtgtacttgTGCTAcaacttctgaccaatcatcgtgtttgtgttagtttacatcaggtttatttttatgatgaactGATTATACAGGTCGCAGTAACGTTTAGCAAGAACAGGAATACCCCACAGTATGACAAAATCAATACAGAACTGATAAAACATGAATGAAATTTTGCAAAAGCAAGTTTTTtgccccatttataagaaaggtaaCGGACATGACTGTCAAAACTACAGAGGTTCTGAATTCATGTTATAATTGTATGCTAAAATTTTAACAAAACGACTATCTCCAATCACTGAAATTGTACTATCTGATGCCCAGCTTGGTGTTCAAAAAGGCAGATCATGTTCAGACTGTATCTTCACCATGACAAAACCAACAGAAAAACATTGTGAATTCAATTTGCCAGCTTTTCTTGCCGTCATCGACTATAAAAAGGCCCTTGATAAACTAAATCGAAACCAACTGTAAGAAATCTTTAGAAACATAGGGATTCTATCCCATGAGAGCTATACATGGTTTATATACgaataataaaatacatacaaaaataGATGGCAGTAGATATAATATGGTTAAAATGAACCTATGGAATTGTCAAGTGCGTCCCCTTTTTTCCTACTCTTTTTAATACTTACATCGACGATGTAATCAGAGCTTCGTAACagacaataaaacatttaaaaattaacgATATGGATGTTGGTGCAATACTTTTTGCTGAACAGCAAGTAGTTATTagaatgaaaattatttacatgaagCTTAACTTAAGTAAAATAACCAGAGAATAAAATCTGAACATCTCCCATCGCAAAGACGTAATCAATAGCATTTTTAGGACACCAGCCCATGCGAGTTAAGATTGAAGTTGACAAGCAGATCATAGAAcaaattaatacatttaaatatttaaggTGCTGTAATACGTAAAGGGCAAACAATGGAATACCAAAGGAGTTAGACCTATCTATTTCTGTGGAATTTTGCGCATAACACTGGGAAAGAATGTCCACAGAGATGTTGTATTTACGTTCTATAAGGTTGTGGCTATATCATCACTGCTCTATGAATGCAAAAACTGGACtaagaacagaacagaagagaacagaagcatgttAAATTGATTTTCTTAGATACGTGGCTGGATATACTTTGATGGATAAAAAGAGTAATGATGATATCCGAGCTGAACTGAATATGCAAAACATAATTTACATAACAAAATAATATCAGTTAAGATGGAAAGAACATACAGAGCGTATGTCAGATGCAAGAATCACTGAAGCCATAAAACAACACAAACCAATAGCCAAAATATCTTTAGGAAGATCAAGGAGACGGAATGGATCAAAAGGTCCAGTCcttgatgtatatgtatatgtaatgACGAATGATGTCCCTCAAGATAGTGATTTAAGTGGAACTGTCTTTGCCATAActactaatacacacatcaaaaaagttttgcatcacctcggttccccgaactcctgaagatagacgttgattgtggatattgtatcaaaaaagacgcagtccatttgactgttcagagatgtcactaaatccgctcaaaatgtaaacaaacatacatgagcagcgccaattagacggaggggtccaacagccgatcagttccagtcattccaccacgaaggaggtacacagctcatgttgtctgtagtttaaccatgcctagacgtcaATATCGCGGTTCAACAGCGTCCGCATTCttaatttgtgccaggaatggctctcaacaagggaagtgtccaggcgcactcggagtgaaccaaagcaatgttgttcggacatggggaagATACAGAgcgacagaaactgtcgatgacatgcctcgctcaggcgccCAAGGGTTTCTACTGCAATGTATGatagctacctatggattatggctcgcaggaacgctgacagcaactccaccatgttgaataatgcttttcgtgtcgccacaggacgtcgtgacacgactcaaactgagcgcaataggatgcatgatgcgcaacttcactcccgacgtccatggcaaggttcatctgtgcaaccacaacaccacgcatcgcggtaaagatgggcccaacaacatgccgaacggaccgctcagtattggcatcacgttctcctcactgatgagtgtcgcatatgccttcaaccagacaatcgtcggagacatgttcggaggcaacccggtcaggctgaacgccttagaaacactgtccagcgagtgcagcaaggtggaggtttcatGCTGTTTTGGggggcattatgtgaggccgacgtacgccgctggtggtcatggaaggcgccgtaacggctgtacgatacgtgaatgccatcctccgaccgatagtgtaactatatcggcagcatattggcgaggacgacaattcgcgcccccatcttgtgaatgataacgacatggctcgactatagtggccagcacgttctccaaacatgaaccccatcgaacatgtctgggatattttgAAAATGGCTGTTATGGACgaccgacgtgacccaccaaccactgtgagggatccacgccgaatcgccgttgagggtgggacaatctggaccaacagtgccgtgttgaacttgtggatagtatgccacgacgattataGGCACacatcaatgcaataggacgtgctactgggtattagaggtaccggtgtgtacagcagtctgggccgccacttctgaaggtctcgctgtatggtggtacaatatggtATTCAAGTgccactaagcactatgggacttaacagcttaggttgtcagtcccctagacgtagaactacctaaacctcactaacctaaggacatcacacacatccatgcccgaggcaggattcgaacctgcggtcatagtagcagcgcggtcccggactgaagcgcctagaaccgctcggccacagcaatgtgtggttttcatgagcaataaaaatggtggaaatgatgtttatattgatctctactcCAGTTTTCTTTACAgggcggtcccggactgaagcgcctagaaccgctcggccacagcaatgtgtggttttcatgagcaataaaaatggtggaaatgatgtttatattgatctctactccaattttctttacaggttccggaactgttggaaccgaggtgatgcaaaacagcAGTAACAAGTCTTGTCCAGCGTTAATGCTTTGTGTACTTCTCTGTCTTTTTCCTGCCTTCAGTCTTCCAACAGCAACCGATTTTCTGCAGCAGGCAGTTGAAATGTTAGAGGAATATGTGGAGAGAAAAGGTTTCAGTTTTTCAAGAGAAAAGAGTTTGTGTGTCCTTTTTAGCAGTTCATATTGTGTTTTTAACTTTCGGAGTTGAGGACAAGGAACGTTCTTAGGTTTCTAGGTCTCGCCTGCTTTAATTTAATACCTGAAAACATAGTCCCTTAAAGCACCAgatattataaaatatataatttatCGGTAATGGGGAGCAGATCCAACCTGTTGGCTCCAGTTTTATAGAGCCTTCGTGTGACTTTGGCTCCATTACGTGTTAAAGGTCTTCCATTTAAAAATGACGGACCTGTGCAAAACAAGGAAATTAGGCCATTGGACCAGTTTGAACCAATCCTACACCCACTTCTATGCCAGTGTCGGAGCCGATCTTCACTTTTCTATTAAAGACGCCCAGAATTACTTTGCTTTTgacaaatttaaaaagaaagagaCACTCcatattttacttttaaattatgTTATATTGCTTtctgagtagatattaaaatcttaATAAAATCTTAATACGATATATACCGACGGTTTGAAGCAACGGCACGTTCAGAGCTTTCAGTGGTGTTCCCCGAAGGCGTCTTCAGGATCAGCCTTCCCAGTCACGAGCAGGCTCTAGAGCAGATGCGGCATCATGGACACAAAACGATTGTCCTCTCCGTCGATTTCCTTGGTGTCCGACAGACACTGCACTAGAGAAAATGACGTGAAAGATATAGAATACCCATCTCCTCCCTCA contains these protein-coding regions:
- the LOC124799000 gene encoding LOW QUALITY PROTEIN: piggyBac transposable element-derived protein 4-like (The sequence of the model RefSeq protein was modified relative to this genomic sequence to represent the inferred CDS: inserted 2 bases in 2 codons) codes for the protein MARDRYFKLLRMLHFKHDVGSTNDRLYKIRNVIDLLRKKFSHSFQRFQKLCIDESLLLYKGRLSFKQYIPXRKRFGIKSFVLCDCETGFVQDXVYAGSSTLVDTKNKDTGKTGTIAEALMKLYLGKDHTVYVDNWYYSPALSRMLHSNCTNECETSTAESTHKSLKWCRRYFFHLLDICVWNAYYLYSPPPLIREILEMYHRNIERQHSTGSNHPLRLIDRHFPSVYKSVRGNRNRKCVVCSAKDRRRESECKNCNVGLRVDPCFQIYHTELHY